A window of the Hordeum vulgare subsp. vulgare chromosome 5H, MorexV3_pseudomolecules_assembly, whole genome shotgun sequence genome harbors these coding sequences:
- the LOC123399215 gene encoding U-box domain-containing protein 11-like, translated as MEYQTMQPPPESTAGDMIPECLRLLAELPAAAASSPAFRRHWPSISASLSSLSASLSHPAFPPSATLLGPLVSTLSALMSVCGGPPLGHLHTVSLLSSSAASLSQLAADARLLASPAEGDGLESDGLLPRLRLGSFVSRAAALDSLAESVRSSEPASCSAAAVSAVAAMLDSGDILPATRDKAVSVLAAFVSSEAACRFLEQESGTVVPHLCRALESGGASAEQACVALEPLTASSRDASASVSARGGVAALLVACAAGTPASQAAAAGVLRNMAAFPDLLPAFRDEGAIPLLVQLVSLGTPRAQEHALGCLRNLTASDGDEGQSLKVEAFQAGALACVKDFLDSCRGDEPGLAPAFGLLRNMASFRLIAEIAMSASFISHVVAALGSDNTSTRTEAAMALAELCNVGGKAREEVGDAMPRLVWMLEAKAVAERDAAARALASLVAASGSYRKLFGKEEMGIVNVVRLLDPAVRGGDKRFPVAVLLAVSRSRRCRKQMVAAGACGFVQALLAAEVDGAKKLSECLGRGKMLGVFPRT; from the coding sequence ATGGAGTACCAAACCATGCAACCACCACCAGAGTCCACCGCCGGCGACATGATCCCGGAGTGCCTCCGCCTTCTTGCCGAGCTCCCCGCCGCGGCAGCTTCCTCTCCGGCCTTCCGCCGCCACTGGCCTTCCATCTCCGCCTCCCTCTCGTCGCTCTCCGCGTCCCTCTCCCACCCCGCCTTCCCGCCCTCCGCGACGCTCCTCGGCCCCCTCGTGTCCACTCTCTCGGCTCTCATGTCCGTCTGCGGCGGCCCTCCCCTCGGCCACCTCCACACCGTCtcgctcctctcctcctctgcggcctCGCTCTCCCAGCTCGCAGCCGACGCGCGCCTGCTCGCCTCCCCGGCCGAAGGTGATGGGCTCGAGTCCGACGGCCTGCTCCCCCGCCTCCGGCTTGGCTCCTTCGTCTCCCGCGCCGCGGCGCTCGACTCGCTCGCCGAGTCTGTCCGGTCGTCCGAGCCGGCGTCGTGCTCTGCCGCTGCTGTGTCCGCGGTCGCCGCGATGCTTGACTCCGGCGACATCCTCCCGGCTACCCGCGACAAGGCCGTGTCCGTGCTGGCTGCCTTCGTGTCCTCCGAAGCCGCGTGCCGATTCCTGGAGCAGGAGTCGGGCACCGTCGTGCCCCACCTCTGCCGAGCGCTGGAGTCCGGCGGCGCCAGCGCCGAGCAGGCGTGCGTCGCGCTGGAGCCACTCACCGCCTCGTCGCGTGACGCGTCGGCGAGCGTCTCGGCTCGTGGCGGCGTGGCCGCGCTCCTCGTGGCCTGTGCAGCCGGCACCCCGGCCTCGCAGGCCGCGGCCGCGGGCGTGCTCCGGAACATGGCCGCGTTCCCGGACCTGCTCCCCGCGTTCCGTGACGAGGGCGCGATCCCCTTGCTGGTGCAGCTCGTCTCGCTCGGCACCCCGCGGGCGCAGGAGCACGCGCTGGGCTGCCTCCGGAACCTAACGGCCAGCGACGGCGACGAGGGGCAGAGCCTCAAGGTCGAGGCGTTCCAAGCAGGCGCCCTCGCATGCGTCAAGGACTTCCTGGACTCGTGCCGCGGGGACGAGCCAGGCCTCGCGCCGGCGTTCGGGCTGCTCCGCAACATGGCCTCCTTCCGTCTGATCGCGGAGATAGCCATGTCCGCCAGCTTCATCAGCCACGTTGTGGCCGCGCTGGGCAGCGACAACACCAGCACACGCACGGAGGCCGCCATGGCGCTGGCGGAGCTGTGCAACGTCGGCGGCAAGGCGAGGGAGGAGGTCGGGGACGCGATGCCGAGGCTGGTGTGGATGCTGGAGGCCAAGGCCGTGGCCGAGAGGGACGCGGCCGCGAGGGCGCTGGCCTCGCTGGTCGCCGCGAGCGGCAGCTACAGGAAGCTGTTCGGGAAGGAGGAGATGGGCATCGTGAACGTGGTCCGGCTGCTGGACCCGGCCGTGCGGGGCGGCGACAAGCGGTTCCCCGTGGCGGTGCTGCTGGCAGTGTCGCGGTCCCGGCGGTGCCGGAAGCAGATGGTGGCCGCCGGCGCGTGCGGGTTCGTGCAGGCGCTCCTGGCAGCCGAGGTAGACGGCGCCAAGAAGCTCTCCGAGTGCCTCGGCCGGGGCAAGATGCTCGGCGTGTTCCCCCGGACATGA